In one Umezawaea sp. Da 62-37 genomic region, the following are encoded:
- a CDS encoding YajQ family cyclic di-GMP-binding protein, with protein MADPSFDVVSKVDRQEVDNALNQASKELGTRFDFRGTGTEVSWAGEEAIAFQSETEERCRAAIDVFQEKLVKRGISMKAFEIGDPSISGKVYKVTGTLVQGITSEKAKEIAKKVRDEGPKGVQAQIQGDQLRISGKKKDHLQEIIALIKGSDFGIALQFTNYR; from the coding sequence GTGGCGGATCCGTCATTCGACGTGGTGAGCAAGGTCGATCGGCAGGAGGTCGACAACGCGCTCAACCAGGCGTCCAAGGAGTTGGGGACGCGGTTCGACTTCCGGGGCACGGGCACCGAGGTGTCGTGGGCCGGTGAGGAGGCGATCGCGTTCCAGTCGGAGACCGAGGAGCGGTGCCGGGCGGCGATCGACGTCTTCCAGGAGAAGCTCGTGAAGCGGGGCATCTCGATGAAGGCGTTCGAGATCGGGGACCCGTCGATCTCGGGCAAGGTCTACAAGGTGACCGGCACGCTGGTGCAGGGCATCACCTCGGAGAAGGCCAAGGAGATCGCGAAGAAGGTTCGCGACGAGGGGCCCAAGGGCGTGCAGGCGCAGATCCAGGGCGACCAGCTGCGGATCTCGGGCAAGAAGAAGGACCACCTGCAGGAGATCATCGCGTTGATCAAGGGCTCCGACTTCGGGATCGCGCTCCAGTTCACCAACTACCGGTGA